A window of the Xiashengella succiniciproducens genome harbors these coding sequences:
- a CDS encoding ABC transporter permease codes for MKNSNLENKGQDYQPCYDSGRSKEYGRDQNVGLEVGSGQPLGHRNTDTVNYSFDDSVIRIWGPALTKDNCGSFVREAFAYIAGRKLTQLTIDISDLNDIDSAGCTAINYIRRQLENRSDRVVISGAPEVVEQKLRLFAISQDKQPQPIEKPGLLHRTGNRMFELVTTHIRSFISVSSELFYWSMADLFNKKHRRKGSVVNQAVLIGVNAVPIVGVMAFIIGLVLALQSASQLRNFGANIFIVDLTVIAMMAEMGPLITAIMVAGRSGSAIAAEIATMKVTNELDALQTMGFNPIRFAVVPKIYGSLITMPFLTTIANVCGIIGGVVAAYLYLDISPEVFFNRMHGAIYQKDILTGIIKSLVFGCIVVTTGAYFGFQVDKGAEGVGRSTTGSVVTAIALVIVADLILGLTFY; via the coding sequence ATGAAAAACAGCAACCTGGAAAACAAGGGACAAGACTATCAGCCTTGCTACGACTCTGGTCGTAGCAAGGAGTATGGCAGGGATCAAAATGTAGGGCTTGAAGTAGGTAGTGGACAACCTCTTGGTCATCGAAATACCGACACTGTAAATTACAGTTTCGATGACTCCGTTATCAGAATATGGGGCCCTGCTCTGACTAAGGATAACTGTGGCTCCTTTGTCAGGGAGGCTTTCGCTTATATTGCGGGAAGGAAGCTTACCCAACTCACCATAGATATTAGCGATCTAAATGATATTGACAGTGCAGGATGTACTGCCATAAATTATATCAGACGACAACTTGAAAACCGATCTGACAGGGTTGTGATAAGTGGTGCACCTGAGGTTGTGGAACAAAAACTAAGACTCTTTGCAATTAGTCAAGACAAACAGCCTCAACCGATTGAGAAACCGGGTCTTCTGCACAGGACGGGTAACAGGATGTTCGAACTTGTTACCACCCATATCAGGAGTTTTATTTCTGTGAGTTCCGAACTCTTTTACTGGTCCATGGCCGACCTGTTCAATAAAAAGCACCGACGCAAGGGTTCGGTAGTCAACCAGGCCGTCCTGATAGGGGTCAATGCTGTGCCCATCGTTGGTGTTATGGCCTTTATTATCGGTCTGGTACTTGCCCTGCAGTCGGCATCTCAGTTACGCAATTTCGGGGCCAATATCTTTATTGTTGACCTTACTGTGATTGCAATGATGGCTGAGATGGGCCCGCTAATCACTGCAATAATGGTAGCCGGTCGCAGCGGTTCGGCAATAGCTGCCGAGATAGCGACTATGAAGGTAACCAACGAACTGGATGCACTGCAAACCATGGGTTTTAATCCCATCCGCTTTGCTGTGGTGCCCAAGATCTACGGCAGCCTGATTACAATGCCCTTTCTGACAACTATAGCTAATGTATGTGGAATAATTGGCGGCGTCGTGGCCGCCTATCTATATCTGGATATTAGTCCAGAGGTCTTCTTCAACCGAATGCATGGGGCTATTTATCAGAAGGATATCCTTACCGGCATTATCAAAAGCCTTGTATTCGGATGTATTGTGGTTACCACGGGTGCTTACTTTGGCTTTCAGGTTGACAAGGGTGCAGAAGGGGTTGGACGATCAACTACCGGTTCGGTAGTCACAGCCATCGCACTTGTAATCGTTGCTGACCTGATATTAGGATTAACTTTCTACTAA
- a CDS encoding ABC transporter ATP-binding protein yields the protein MSEGDEIISVRGLNASFGDRQVLHEVSFSIRRGEITLIIGGSGSGKTTVLKHLLHLYEPPKGTVYIFGKDIAEISEDEQTELYLQMGVIYQNGALLNSMTVMENIALLPQQYTDMPEELIQEMVLMKLGLVNLSDAAWLYPSELSGGMLKRAALARAIIMDPPLLFCDEPGSGLDPVSLAALDGLILELKEKLGMTVVMITHEVSSISRIADKVVFLHEGRVLFEGSRDEAMNSELPQLRDYFAKGHGS from the coding sequence ATGAGCGAAGGGGACGAAATAATTAGCGTTAGGGGACTAAATGCCTCATTCGGGGACAGGCAGGTATTGCATGAGGTGTCCTTCAGCATCAGGAGGGGTGAAATCACCCTGATAATTGGGGGCAGCGGTTCGGGCAAGACTACTGTGCTTAAACATCTGCTCCACCTATATGAACCACCGAAGGGAACGGTATATATTTTTGGAAAGGACATAGCTGAAATTAGTGAGGATGAGCAGACCGAATTGTATCTGCAGATGGGTGTGATTTATCAGAACGGGGCCCTGCTCAACTCTATGACTGTGATGGAGAATATTGCACTGCTTCCCCAGCAATACACGGACATGCCAGAGGAACTGATCCAGGAAATGGTTCTGATGAAACTGGGACTGGTCAACCTGAGTGATGCGGCATGGCTCTATCCTTCAGAACTGAGTGGAGGTATGCTCAAAAGGGCTGCTCTGGCAAGGGCTATTATTATGGATCCACCACTGCTTTTCTGCGATGAGCCGGGATCCGGTCTTGATCCTGTGTCACTGGCAGCTCTGGATGGTCTGATTCTTGAGCTAAAGGAAAAGCTGGGTATGACTGTAGTAATGATTACCCATGAGGTGTCTTCGATAAGCAGGATAGCCGACAAGGTTGTATTTCTGCATGAAGGTAGGGTGCTTTTTGAGGGCAGCCGGGATGAGGCTATGAATTCAGAACTGCCTCAGCTACGGGATTATTTTGCTAAGGGACATGGAAGCTAA
- a CDS encoding ABC-F family ATP-binding cassette domain-containing protein encodes MANILSVENLTHHWGDIRLFNSLTFGLEEGEKAALIARNGTGKTTLLNILAGKQVPDGGTVTIRKGIRTGYLVQDPVFPAGKTVIESLLSGDNELIKAVRDYEEALESNDQALIGKMVEKMDAMGAWDYETRVRQVLDKLKITRLNQPVEQLSGGQQKRLALAAVLLEEPDFIILDEPTNHLDIDMVDWLEDYLSRNRATLLMVTHDRFFLDRVCNVVFEMDDETLYKYTGNYSYFLEKRDERIDQRNQEIDRARNLLRKEQDWMNRQPQARATKAKYRIDAYYELKEVAGQKTREADLSIDIKASRLGTKVLNFDNVSKGFNGKTLIRDFSYKFAKGEKIGILGSNGTGKSTLLNIINGDIKPDTGSIELGETVVVGYYRQEGIKFDENKKVIEVISEIADDIDAGNGRRMDAAQFLRYFLFPNEMHYVPVSKLSGGEKKRLYLMTVLMKNPNFLILDEPTNDLDVYTLGVLEDYLDRFEGCVLAVSHDRYFLDRVVDQMFVFQDGFIKVFPGNYSRYHEYIKENAKPAEPKIKKPVAEKREPSRERQRRLSFKEKKELEELEKRMAALEEEKKALEEMMSSGAMASDELIKASERMGVLLKELDECEMRWLELSEIEG; translated from the coding sequence ATGGCAAATATCCTGTCCGTCGAGAATCTTACCCACCACTGGGGTGATATACGTTTGTTCAACTCCCTTACCTTCGGACTTGAAGAAGGCGAAAAGGCCGCACTTATTGCAAGAAATGGGACCGGTAAAACCACACTTCTGAACATCCTTGCCGGAAAACAGGTCCCTGATGGAGGAACAGTAACGATTAGGAAGGGTATAAGAACCGGTTACCTGGTGCAGGATCCTGTTTTCCCGGCAGGGAAAACAGTTATCGAGTCCCTCCTGAGCGGGGATAATGAACTTATCAAAGCTGTCAGGGATTACGAAGAGGCTCTTGAAAGCAACGACCAGGCCCTTATCGGCAAGATGGTCGAGAAGATGGATGCCATGGGTGCATGGGATTATGAGACCCGTGTAAGACAGGTACTTGACAAACTTAAGATTACTCGTCTCAATCAGCCTGTGGAGCAGTTATCGGGAGGACAACAAAAACGCCTTGCTCTGGCTGCAGTGCTGCTTGAAGAACCCGATTTCATAATACTCGATGAGCCGACCAACCACCTTGATATCGATATGGTGGACTGGCTGGAGGATTACCTGAGCCGAAACAGGGCCACTCTGCTGATGGTGACCCACGACCGTTTCTTCCTCGACAGGGTGTGCAACGTGGTATTCGAGATGGACGATGAGACTCTCTACAAATACACGGGCAACTATAGCTATTTTCTTGAGAAGAGAGACGAAAGGATAGACCAGCGCAATCAGGAGATAGATAGGGCAAGAAACCTGCTCCGCAAGGAGCAGGACTGGATGAACCGTCAGCCTCAGGCTAGGGCTACCAAGGCCAAGTACCGTATAGATGCTTACTATGAACTAAAAGAAGTCGCAGGACAAAAGACCCGTGAGGCAGACCTTTCGATAGATATCAAAGCTTCTAGATTGGGAACCAAGGTCTTAAACTTTGATAATGTATCAAAAGGCTTTAATGGTAAAACTCTTATTAGGGACTTTAGCTATAAGTTTGCTAAGGGAGAGAAAATCGGTATTCTGGGATCGAATGGCACAGGCAAGAGTACCCTGCTTAATATTATCAACGGAGATATAAAGCCTGATACTGGAAGTATCGAACTGGGCGAAACTGTCGTTGTGGGTTACTACCGTCAGGAAGGTATCAAGTTTGATGAAAACAAAAAGGTTATCGAGGTAATCAGTGAGATTGCAGACGATATAGATGCAGGCAACGGCAGGAGAATGGATGCTGCGCAGTTTCTGCGTTACTTTCTCTTCCCAAATGAGATGCACTATGTTCCCGTCAGCAAACTCAGTGGTGGTGAAAAGAAGCGCCTCTACCTGATGACCGTGCTGATGAAGAATCCCAACTTCCTTATCCTTGATGAGCCAACCAACGACCTGGATGTCTATACACTGGGAGTGCTGGAGGACTACCTTGACCGTTTTGAGGGTTGTGTACTTGCTGTATCGCACGACAGGTACTTTCTTGACAGGGTAGTGGATCAGATGTTTGTCTTCCAGGATGGCTTTATTAAGGTCTTCCCGGGTAACTATTCCCGTTACCACGAGTACATAAAGGAAAACGCAAAACCAGCAGAGCCTAAGATCAAAAAGCCGGTTGCAGAAAAGAGAGAACCATCAAGAGAAAGGCAGCGTAGGCTGAGCTTTAAAGAGAAGAAAGAACTTGAGGAACTGGAGAAGCGTATGGCCGCTCTGGAAGAGGAGAAGAAGGCTCTTGAAGAGATGATGAGTTCGGGTGCCATGGCTTCTGACGAACTGATCAAAGCCTCAGAAAGAATGGGTGTGCTGCTTAAGGAACTCGATGAGTGCGAGATGAGGTGGCTTGAGCTTAGCGAAATAGAGGGCTAG
- the mgrA gene encoding L-glyceraldehyde 3-phosphate reductase — MDYVADRSGYDSMVYRRCGRSGIKLPAISLGLWHNFGSVDPYATQRDILRFAFDNGITHFDLANNYGPVPGSAEENFGRMLATDFKTYRDEMIISTKAGYPMWPGPYGDWGSRKYLLASLDQSLRRMGLDYVDIFYSHRPDPETPIEETMSALDQAVRQGKALYVGISNYSAEQTRKAEAILRELGTPCLIHQPRYNLLDRWVEKDLLATLEEKGIGCIVFSPLAQGLLTDRYLNVIPSDSRIAKPHGFLKEKMLTPERMQALRSLNTLAGERGQTLAQMSLSWLLKDQRITSVLVGASSVAQLKDSLRAIRNLKFSEEELELIDRLSAPAML, encoded by the coding sequence ATGGACTATGTAGCAGACAGGTCGGGTTACGACTCGATGGTTTACCGCAGATGCGGACGCAGTGGAATCAAACTCCCGGCCATATCACTTGGCCTGTGGCATAACTTCGGATCTGTGGATCCCTACGCTACACAGCGCGACATCCTACGCTTTGCCTTCGACAACGGAATAACACACTTCGACCTGGCAAACAACTACGGTCCCGTACCCGGTTCTGCAGAGGAAAACTTCGGTCGTATGCTTGCTACAGATTTCAAGACATACAGGGATGAGATGATAATCTCGACAAAGGCAGGCTACCCGATGTGGCCCGGTCCTTATGGGGACTGGGGCTCAAGGAAATACCTTCTTGCCAGTCTCGATCAAAGCCTCAGGAGAATGGGCCTTGACTATGTGGATATCTTTTACAGCCACAGACCAGATCCCGAAACACCAATCGAAGAGACCATGTCAGCCCTGGACCAGGCAGTAAGGCAGGGTAAGGCTCTTTATGTAGGGATATCCAACTATAGTGCGGAACAGACCCGAAAGGCTGAGGCCATTCTGCGGGAACTGGGCACTCCTTGTCTGATACATCAACCGCGTTATAATTTGCTTGATCGCTGGGTTGAAAAAGACCTCCTAGCCACCCTTGAAGAAAAAGGCATTGGTTGCATTGTCTTTTCCCCACTGGCTCAGGGACTGCTTACTGACAGGTATCTCAACGTCATTCCTTCAGATTCACGTATCGCCAAGCCCCATGGCTTCCTAAAGGAAAAGATGCTGACACCCGAAAGGATGCAGGCATTGAGAAGCCTCAATACTCTGGCCGGTGAGCGTGGTCAGACCCTTGCTCAGATGTCACTGTCATGGTTGCTCAAGGATCAACGCATCACCTCTGTGCTCGTGGGTGCTAGTTCGGTAGCCCAGCTTAAGGACAGCCTCAGGGCTATCAGGAATCTTAAGTTTAGCGAAGAGGAGCTCGAACTAATCGACAGGTTATCTGCCCCTGCGATGCTATAA
- a CDS encoding M64 family metallopeptidase, with product MRILNCRNLILTAVLILSQTLNAQDVFDWERILRVDLTLVGNKSYQNAYIASLKYYDGRVSAPDRAISPFDYGSYRYMLIDPQRGDTLFFRSFSTLFEEWQSTADAIYSERSFQQSIEMPFPLRELRLLVEVRNRRGEVRLLLDQLIDPRHHSVSRFIPAAFPYRLVHGDGRTDRVCFLFIAEGYTEAETEKFYSRAAKVAAELLNHEPYKANKDLINIYALAVPSPESGCDIPTIGEWKNTPFDATFNTFGIERYLESLSTWKIYDAAAQLPHDHIVLLVNTDKYGGGGVYNHFSILTADHPLAGIILIHELGHGFAGLADEYYESATTYEDFYDLNSEPAQPNLTTLVDFASKWQDLIKDGVPVPTPADKEYEGVTGVFEGGGYVAKGVYRPSIDCRMHSNQAEGFCEVCTRVLERTIRFSAGQ from the coding sequence ATGAGAATTTTGAATTGTAGAAACCTGATCCTTACAGCTGTTCTGATCCTTTCACAGACCCTGAATGCACAGGATGTATTTGACTGGGAAAGAATACTACGTGTGGACCTTACCCTTGTTGGAAATAAAAGTTACCAGAACGCTTATATAGCGTCGCTAAAATATTATGACGGTCGGGTGAGTGCACCCGACCGGGCTATTTCACCCTTTGATTACGGTAGTTACCGTTATATGCTGATCGACCCACAGAGGGGGGACACTCTGTTTTTCCGCAGTTTCTCAACTCTGTTTGAGGAATGGCAGAGTACTGCCGATGCGATTTATTCTGAGAGGTCTTTTCAACAGAGTATCGAGATGCCCTTCCCACTAAGAGAACTCAGACTCTTGGTTGAAGTCCGTAACAGAAGGGGAGAGGTCAGGCTGCTGCTTGATCAGCTTATTGATCCAAGGCATCATTCAGTATCCCGCTTTATACCTGCTGCATTTCCTTACCGCCTTGTACATGGTGATGGCAGGACCGACAGGGTCTGCTTCCTCTTTATAGCTGAAGGTTATACTGAAGCTGAGACTGAAAAATTTTACAGCAGGGCGGCTAAGGTGGCTGCAGAACTCCTCAATCATGAGCCGTATAAGGCAAACAAGGATCTGATAAATATATATGCCCTGGCAGTGCCATCACCCGAAAGCGGATGCGATATTCCTACCATTGGAGAATGGAAGAATACTCCCTTTGATGCGACCTTCAACACCTTTGGTATTGAGCGCTATCTTGAAAGTCTTTCTACATGGAAGATCTATGATGCGGCAGCACAATTGCCACACGATCATATTGTGTTGCTTGTCAACACAGATAAGTATGGTGGAGGAGGTGTGTACAACCACTTCTCGATATTGACTGCAGATCACCCACTGGCAGGTATCATACTTATTCACGAACTGGGGCACGGCTTTGCAGGACTTGCAGATGAATATTATGAGAGTGCTACGACCTATGAGGATTTTTATGATCTGAATAGCGAACCGGCTCAGCCAAACCTTACAACCTTGGTGGACTTTGCATCCAAGTGGCAGGATCTGATTAAGGATGGTGTTCCTGTTCCCACTCCTGCTGATAAGGAATATGAAGGGGTAACCGGAGTATTTGAAGGGGGTGGTTATGTAGCCAAGGGAGTGTACAGACCGTCCATCGATTGCCGTATGCACAGCAATCAGGCCGAGGGTTTTTGTGAGGTTTGTACCAGAGTACTCGAAAGGACCATCAGGTTTTCTGCAGGACAGTAA
- a CDS encoding mechanosensitive ion channel family protein: MLDSVVSLSDFLSECISGLFESSDLPPLVLELIDFSIRLSIIIVISLLVFWITRRLLLHYGIKLISKTKNIYDDYLVDRRVLHRISHLIPALVIFHLATLLLDIYPIGGRIIHTIAVIYVVGVAYFTVSGLLNVLEDIYNTRPYSTSRPIKSYVQLLKIILFCITAILLIAYLFNVKVTGIFTGLGAMAAVLMLIFKDSILGFVASIQLSVNKMVRVGDWISMPGYNADGDVLEITLNTVKVQNWDKTITTIPTYALVSSPFMNWRGMHESGGRRIKRSINIDMRSVKFCTPEMLEKYKLIHHLKDYIVEREAEIERYNQENNIDSSVKVNGRRMTNLGVFRKYLENYCRRHPLLNQDMTMLIRHLQPTEKGLPIEVYTFSASTKWADYEGVQADIFDHILAVIPEFDLKVFQEPSGADLQDAISGLGSILIKEN; encoded by the coding sequence ATGTTAGATAGCGTGGTATCCCTCTCAGATTTTTTAAGTGAGTGTATAAGTGGATTATTCGAATCGTCTGATTTACCTCCTCTGGTTTTAGAACTGATTGACTTTTCTATAAGGTTATCTATAATCATAGTGATTAGTCTGTTGGTATTCTGGATAACCAGGAGGCTTTTGTTGCATTATGGTATCAAACTGATAAGCAAAACCAAGAACATTTATGATGATTATCTGGTAGACAGGCGGGTTCTGCACAGGATATCGCACCTGATTCCTGCACTTGTGATCTTCCACCTTGCTACGCTACTGCTGGATATCTATCCAATAGGTGGCAGAATCATACATACAATTGCAGTAATCTATGTAGTTGGCGTTGCCTATTTTACGGTCAGCGGCCTCTTGAATGTGCTTGAAGATATTTACAATACCAGACCATACTCCACCTCGCGACCCATCAAGAGTTATGTGCAACTGCTTAAGATAATACTCTTTTGCATAACAGCCATTTTGCTAATTGCCTACCTCTTCAATGTAAAGGTAACTGGAATATTTACCGGACTGGGTGCTATGGCAGCTGTGCTGATGCTGATATTCAAGGACTCGATACTGGGCTTCGTTGCAAGTATTCAGCTTTCGGTAAACAAAATGGTGAGGGTTGGTGACTGGATCTCAATGCCCGGCTATAATGCCGACGGGGACGTGCTTGAGATTACCCTTAATACTGTCAAGGTACAAAACTGGGACAAGACTATTACCACGATTCCAACCTATGCTCTTGTGTCAAGTCCCTTTATGAACTGGAGGGGAATGCATGAGTCTGGTGGTCGTCGCATCAAGCGCTCCATAAACATTGATATGCGCAGCGTAAAGTTTTGTACTCCCGAGATGCTTGAAAAATACAAGTTGATACACCACCTGAAAGACTACATAGTTGAAAGGGAGGCCGAGATCGAGAGGTACAACCAGGAGAATAATATTGACAGTTCGGTTAAGGTCAACGGCAGAAGAATGACCAACCTTGGAGTGTTCAGGAAATACTTGGAGAACTACTGTCGCAGACACCCATTACTTAATCAGGATATGACGATGCTTATCAGGCATCTTCAGCCAACTGAAAAGGGTTTACCTATAGAGGTTTACACCTTCTCTGCAAGTACTAAATGGGCTGATTATGAAGGTGTGCAGGCCGATATCTTCGATCATATACTAGCTGTAATTCCCGAGTTTGATCTCAAGGTATTCCAGGAACCGTCAGGGGCCGACCTTCAGGATGCAATCAGCGGTTTGGGTTCTATACTCATAAAAGAGAATTAA